Part of the Burkholderia humptydooensis genome, CCCGCGCTGCGCGCGAACCGGCTCGCGCTCCTGTCCGCGCTGCATCAGCAGATGAACTGCGTCGCGGACATCTCGAAGCTCGCCGCCTGAAGGCCCGGAGCCACGCGATGCCGATCAGTCTCAGCAAGAAGCTCGTCGTCCTCGATCGGGACGGCGTCATCAACGTCGATTCGGAGGCGTTCATCAAGTCGCCCGACGAATGGGTCGCGCTGCCCGGCAGCCTCGAGGCGATCGCGCGGCTCAATCACGCGGGCTACCGCGTCGTCGTCGCGACGAACCAGTCGGGCATCGGCCGGGGCCTGTTCGACATGGCGACGCTGAACGCGATGCACCTGAAGATGCATCGCGCGGCGGCCGCGGTCGGCGGCCGGATCGACGCGGTGTTCTTCTGCCCGCACACGGCCGACGACCATTGCGATTGCCGCAAGCCGAAGCCCGGGATGATGAAGCTGATCGCCGAGCGCTTCGAGATCGACCCGGCGGATACGCCGGTCGTAGGCGATTCGCTGCGCGACCTGCAGGCGGGCGCGGCGCTCGGCTTTCGGCCGCATCTCGTGCTGACGGGCAAGGGCAAGAAGACGCTCGCCGCGGGCGGGCTGCCGGAAGGCACGCGCGTGCACGACGACCTGCGCGCGTTCGCGCTCGATTTCCTTTCCGAAGAACACGAGTGATGCGGGCCCGCGCGCATCCTCCCTCACCGTAACGTCACGCCGATGCGCTTCGTCCGCTCCCTGCTGCTGCTCGTCTATTTCATCGTCTATACGGTGCCGTACGCAACCGCGTGCTTCATCGCGTTCCCGTTCCTGCGCCCGAACGCGCGCTACTGGATGGCGGTCGGCTGGTGCAGGTCGACGCTCTTCGCCGCGCGCTGGCTCACCGGCATCCGGTACCGCGTCGAAGGCTACGAGAACCTGCCCGACGGCCCGGCCGTGCTGCTGCCGAAGCATCAGTCCGCGTGGGAAACGATCGCGCTGCCCGCGCTGATGCCGAAGCCGCTCTGCTACGTGTTCAAGCGCGAGCTGCTGTACGTGCCGTTCTTCGGCTGGGCGCTCGGGATGCTGCACATGGTCCACATCAACCGCAAGGACGGCAAGAACGCGTTCGACTCGGTGATCCGCCAGGGCCGCAAGCGGATGGCGGACGGCGCGTGGGTCATCATGTTCCCCGAAGGCACGCGCACGCCGGTCGGCAGCCAGGGCAAGTACAAGACGGGCGGCGCGCGCTTCGCGCTCGGCGCGGGCGCGCCCGTCGTGCCGATCGCGCACAACGCGGGGCGCGTGTGGCCGCGCAACTCGTTCACGAAGTACCCCGGCACCGTCACGGTGTCGATCGGCAAGCCGATCGACACGCAGGGCCTCACCCCCGACCAATTGAACGATCGCGTCGAGAACTGGATCGAAGCGGAAATGCGCCGCATCGATCCGGACGCGTACCGGCACGAGCGCGACGGCGCACGCGGCGCCGAGCGCGCGTCCGACGCCGCGCATCCCTGAAGTCAAGCGAGTTTCACCCATTGCGCACTGCCAAACGAAGCGAACTGATGCCGAAGCGTCCCAGGCCACGGCCGGCCGTCGTGG contains:
- the gmhB gene encoding D-glycero-beta-D-manno-heptose 1,7-bisphosphate 7-phosphatase, giving the protein MPISLSKKLVVLDRDGVINVDSEAFIKSPDEWVALPGSLEAIARLNHAGYRVVVATNQSGIGRGLFDMATLNAMHLKMHRAAAAVGGRIDAVFFCPHTADDHCDCRKPKPGMMKLIAERFEIDPADTPVVGDSLRDLQAGAALGFRPHLVLTGKGKKTLAAGGLPEGTRVHDDLRAFALDFLSEEHE
- a CDS encoding lysophospholipid acyltransferase family protein; its protein translation is MRFVRSLLLLVYFIVYTVPYATACFIAFPFLRPNARYWMAVGWCRSTLFAARWLTGIRYRVEGYENLPDGPAVLLPKHQSAWETIALPALMPKPLCYVFKRELLYVPFFGWALGMLHMVHINRKDGKNAFDSVIRQGRKRMADGAWVIMFPEGTRTPVGSQGKYKTGGARFALGAGAPVVPIAHNAGRVWPRNSFTKYPGTVTVSIGKPIDTQGLTPDQLNDRVENWIEAEMRRIDPDAYRHERDGARGAERASDAAHP